The Magnolia sinica isolate HGM2019 chromosome 9, MsV1, whole genome shotgun sequence sequence CTTCTCGAAGGGCGGAGAGCTCATACTCCAAGCTCGGGTCTTCATCAGATGACATAATACTTGATGGCAACATGGACGCACCTTCTTCCAAAGTAGAAGTGCACAACTCTACATTTCTTCGATCTGAAAGCAATGGAATCTGAAGCTCCCCGACAGTACCTGGGACCCCTGAGTCCCTAGACCTCACTGACTCATTATCAAATTCCATCTCCATCACGCTGCTCTCCAGTGCGAGATCTTGAGCTTCCCTTCTCAAAAACTTTTCAAGGCTCTCCACCAAAAGCTTCTCAAACGAGTGATGGTCTTCCTTCCTCACATCTTTGTATCCATAACGAGCAATGCAGCGAAACATATGGTAGTCTTTTGGGCAAACCCTTCTAAACAAAAACCTCTCCTCTTGTGGGACCACTGGAACTGGGACGTACTTAATGCAGACAAACACAATCGTCGAATGGATCGCTGGAAGGCCGAGTAGAAACTGCCCAAAAATTGAGGGGATGCCTTGGACCAGTTCATTGTATAATAACCCAATCCCCGGGACTCTAACAGTCCCAAGCGTGGATCCAAGCTCGagcatgaaatccatagagatctTCTCTCTCATCTCACTCCGATATTTCAATACACTTCCATAGTTCCACGTGTACATTATGCATAGGAAACAACAAGCAAAAACAAGTGGTAGCCAACCACCTTCCATGATCTTTGTCAGGACtgcagataagtagatgagctctATTGTCCCAAATATGGCAGGAAAACATAGAGCCAGAAACAGATTTGTCTGCCATATAAGAAGCATTACAAGGGTTACTAATGTCGTGCTCACCAACATCACACCAACCTCTGCAATGCCTGCAAGAACAACAATTTCATTAGTTCTGACTCACATCCGTAGGTCTCCGTTCTTTCCTTTCAAAAAGTTAATGTCTAAAGAAAACCGTGGAAAAAGAGTTCGGGCATGTATTAGAAGAACAAAGAAGCTACTCGCAGATGCACGTCTGCAAGCACCCCACACGTGCCACGGTGGCAAAACTTGTACGAGATTTGAGCTGTTGTTCACATGGGCCCCATCGCTAATGTGCCCAAGCCCAGAAGTTCGGCCGGTCCACTAACCAGGTGAACCAAACGTGTATGTGAAATGTGGACTGCAGGTTATCTTTTTAACCACCCATCtgtttgtacatgtgtggcccaaccaACAAGTAGTAGAAGACTTCAATGTGGTATTTTGAGTCTGGGACTTACCGTATGCATTGGCTATGTCAGTGGTGCTTCTGAAAGAAGCAACCACAACTATGCACATGATCATTAGGAACCAGTTTATCACGGGAATGTAGATCTGACCCATGAATCTCCTGGATGTGTGAACTATCTTCAGCCTCGGGAAGCAACCAAGAGCCATGGACTGTTTGATGCACGAAAAGGTTGCCGATATCATGGCCTGACTAGCAATCATGGCAGCAAGTGTTGCTATCACAAAGACTGGCCAAAACAGGACACCTGCTCACCAACATTAGAACATCAAACGGGTTAAAAAGATTAAAATGCATGCCAttcttgagagagaaaaaaaaaaatttgtctgAATATGATTATAGCTGAGTCTTGTTCATTGGAAATACACCTTTGATGAAAGGTATCAAAAAATCAATcatgcatcaggtggggcccaccatacacaTGATGTTTCCCAAAATCCAAAGTGTTAAATACATAATGTGGCCCACAAGTGTTGAACAAGGACTACTAGAAAATTTTCAGAACCATCCAATGTTGTTCTACAAGTGGCCCTCCTGATAAGTTGACTAGCTTGGGTTTTGGTTCAGATTGTCTACCGTGGAGACCAACCAATGCATGGCTCAGATGTCAGCCACATAACCCAGGTTGGCACATGTGGCCATCTATAGGTGTGCCATTCTTAAACTAAATCATGTACAAACAATGGTGTGTGCGGTAAACATTTCAACAAGGATTCCATGAAAGGTAAAAGATTATCATAAGAATTGTAGAAAAATCACCACCTGGTAAAGAATCGTAGAATACTCTTTCCGCTTTATCGGGATTTTTCATTAGAAATGCGGCCTGACCCATGTATTGTAAAAGAAGGCATGGGAATACCACGCATGTGAAGGCGATCTGTGAACACAGGAACGTTAAAACTAGAAGAAGGATGAAATGTTTAGACCAATGACAAATGCCAAAATAGTTCAAATAAAAAATGGCAGAAAGAAAAGAGTAGAATGCAAGTGAGTTACCTGTATGGATATTACAGAGAAATGGCCTAGATCAGCAAACATCGCTTCAGCTCCTGCCATGGGACATAACAATTTCTTCAATTCCCCTACTCAGCCTGTTTTATTACACAGTTCCCAGCCACCCCCTCTCTCCAAAcaattcctcttctttccccttttctttattttcccAAATTATACATTACGATTTCCTTCTTTTTATgtcttgttgttttcttttgtacTTTATTTATTGCTAATAATTCTTTAAATCTctcaaaaaatattaaaaatttattgttaaaaataagagtagaaatgaaattttattaataCAAAATGCTAGAAGGGGAGAGTCTCCAAGCACTAACACTTGGAGATTGGAGCCCTTTTTCGCTAATTCATCTGCTAAAGAATTCCCTCATTGTGAGTATGAGAAAAGGATGTTGACTCAACTCTTAATTTCCTCCACCCATCTCCCAAGTCTCTCCGGGTAATTGACTGCCAAAGAAGCCCAACTGATTGCTTTTGAAGAATCACCCTcaacaaagaaataaataaataatttatttgttCACGGAAGTGCCCCATGCTGGGATCTTTAGGATATTTCAACATAGCTCCGCTCTATTGTAAAAGTGGCATACCAGTGATGAGGACATTACATGGTGGATAACTAATTGGATGGGCTCTATACCAAAAGGCGTGACCATTTGAATGTTGTAGCTATCCAATCAATGGCTTGAAAAAAGATATACTTGGTTTAAAAACTGAGCAGAGGTACAAACTCATTGCACAGAAATCACAATTATCAGAAGTTTGAGTTATCTAGCCTTCCACATGATGACCAACCACATCAAGGATATGAATGTTAACATTGAAGAGTGCATCTGCCATGCACCAAAAAGAGGAGGAGCATATATAACGTATTGATGCTgtcttttaccaaaatttgtggaaaaaaaattaaaggaagaaTGGGTAACACAAGAATCCATCATCTATCTGTGTTTTCTGACACATACTTAATGGTGTATCTGACcgttctttggtaagaatgtgcTCACTGCCAGCTTGGCCTACTTAAAATTAAGTTTCCAAGGCTTTGACCTCTAAACATGGTGTTAAAGCTTAGGGGAATTAGAAATTCTTTGGTTGATTGTCAATTTTTATATGGATTATGTTAAACATTTTACATCACAAAATAGGCTTAGAACTAGACGAAAATGAGCTCCTACTAATGCTTGacatgaaaatacaaaaaataaataaataaataaatttgtgaaGAAAATGATAAAAGATCGAAAAAATGGTGGCAAAGCAGTACACGGGTGCATCAGTACTGTTATGggccaaatttatttattttttgaaatgattgtttttttttttttttgaacgacCGATATGGGCCAAGCATACCTACGAATTTTGGAAGTTGGCCATTTCAGCCCCATTTCAAGTATTGATGCCAACTGATATGGATACGATGCACCTGCATTGGCAGAAATTATACATATACTCGGAACCATGCCGATCACCACACATATTTGCCATAGAACTTATGTGAAGCATGTGCCATagtaatattttttaaatttataacgTTGATGTCGAGAATATTAACTTTGAAAAGAGATTTTTGAGGAAATAAATTGAAAGCATTTTTCGAGTGTGTAAGGGTGAGACAACCTGTAATACATAGAACACATCCTCCAAGAGCTGACCATGCCTTTCTACTATTCCTCTGGAAGAATAAATAGATATAAAAGGGATTAAATGCCCTTAGAACGGTGATATCATACGTAATCATGTTGTATAATCCAATCGATCCAATAGAGAAGAACCAAATTGCCAATACGGGTGCAAACATGAAACCCACTTTGCCGGTCCCAAACCTCTGTATGCTGAACAGTGCCACAAGAATAACACTCGAAAGAAGTACAACAGCATCTGCAACAACAAGATTCAAATCAATAAATTCATTGCTTCCAAAGTTATTACAAGCTGATCATAGAGATGCGGTTTGCTTGAATGCATCCTGACGTATTACAACAAGATACGTAGGGACTCTAGCCAGTGGATTTGGGCTTTTTTAATGACACAAACCGTTTATTTCATAGGGCTCCCCTTTGATGTGGGatgcccaaaaaaaataaaactctCAGATGGAATATTTCAACCCACTGCTTATACAAAGGTTATGGTGACCATTCATGTTGACAGCAAAAATGTCAAAttattgaagggttgaaatagcCTAATTGAGGGCTTTTATTTGTTGTTTTTACACCGTATAAAGGGAGGCTGGTCATATAAACGATTGGATCATTGCAAAATGACCCGGATTCCAAGGTTAAGGTCCTGACATATAGCATGCAATACATCAAGAAGTATTCAAGCAAACCTCTTATTTAGAGATACCCAAACCTGAGTTTCCTTAAGCCCATCGTGCATACCTCAACGTGCAGCCGCACCCACACTTTACAACTTGGCATTTGCGAGGGCCAACTgagccatgcatcatgtggatgAATCCAACCATTTAGATAACCCGGGCCAAAATCAGGCCAAACATCTCATCAGGCGGGCCACAGGTGAACGGTGAATGTGGAGCATTGACAACTTCTAAACTGTCCACTGCCTTTTTACATGTATAGCTAACCTGATGAGTTGCACTTTGGCCAGGTAATCTATATGGTATGGCCAAActgatgcatggattggatgACCCACAAGTATTCTAGGTTAGCAAACCTGGCCATGTTTGGAGTAGTACATTCCAGCCCAACTAAAGGCCACAGATTGCATTAAGGAAAAGACCTACAAATGACACAtgcaagaaaaagaaagcaaaagagTAAGTAAAACACCTGTATTAAATCCCGGAATTTTGCCCTGCAAGCCACTCACTGCAGACATTACTACAACAACAGAAAAGGTATCATGATGggatgtgatgcaggacatgaaaattaaatatgatatgcgagatttcaggcttaagatcacgttagttcagaaacaattacacaaattccatatcccacatgaaagtccaaacattcaattaaggggaatctatgcgggtccaagcctacacatgatagggctggatcaataaaaattatgaaccaaatgatactcaaagataagaaataatcatccacacatacatagtaatcagtccctaatccaagggattcagaaattccaattcggggaaccctagggtaagaaaacgagcataaaattagagatttgagtaatttggggttaggtttaaggattttgggtgaaagcggagtgaaagagaggagagagacgaactagagaagtaccgcacgcatggacaacaacaatggcccagacgcatgtgcgtgtgatcccggccgcgggtgtgtgaggcccactattcagaaaaaggccaccttggccctggtcggcaaGGGATGAACTCCAAAattcccaaatctcaactcgatccgatatacggtttgtgcgtggtactctaccgaagtttcagccctcctataggatagggccagattctgaaattctgatgtggggaggagaattgctgcaatagatgattgattcgaagtgtagatg is a genomic window containing:
- the LOC131255559 gene encoding putative potassium transporter 12 isoform X1, with translation MEKKMEEGDGIEESSSARFISGSESRWVDGSEVDSDSQTWSLYGEDESREEQGGLRRRLSKKPKRVDSFDVEAMGIAGSHTPHSKDLSLLGTVALAFQTLGVVYGDMGTSPLYVFNDVFSKVPIKSEVDILGALSLVMYTIALLPFAKYVFVVLKANDNGEGGTFALYSLICRYAKVNLLPNQQRSDEQISSFQLKLPTPELERALNIKECLERRSSLKTLLLLLVLMGTSMIIGDGILTPAMSVMSAVSGLQGKIPGFNTDAVVLLSSVILVALFSIQRFGTGKVGFMFAPVLAIWFFSIGSIGLYNMITYDITVLRAFNPFYIYLFFQRNSRKAWSALGGCVLCITGAEAMFADLGHFSVISIQIAFTCVVFPCLLLQYMGQAAFLMKNPDKAERVFYDSLPGVLFWPVFVIATLAAMIASQAMISATFSCIKQSMALGCFPRLKIVHTSRRFMGQIYIPVINWFLMIMCIVVVASFRSTTDIANAYGIAEVGVMLVSTTLVTLVMLLIWQTNLFLALCFPAIFGTIELIYLSAVLTKIMEGGWLPLVFACCFLCIMYTWNYGSVLKYRSEMREKISMDFMLELGSTLGTVRVPGIGLLYNELVQGIPSIFGQFLLGLPAIHSTIVFVCIKYVPVPVVPQEERFLFRRVCPKDYHMFRCIARYGYKDVRKEDHHSFEKLLVESLEKFLRREAQDLALESSVMEMEFDNESVRSRDSGVPGTVGELQIPLLSDRRNVELCTSTLEEGASMLPSSIMSSDEDPSLEYELSALREAMESGFTYLLAHGDVRAKKESWFIKKLAINYFYAFLRRNCRAGAANMSVPHVNIMQVGMTYTV
- the LOC131255559 gene encoding putative potassium transporter 12 isoform X2 — encoded protein: MEKKMEEGDGIEESSSARFISGSESRWVDGSEVDSDSQTWSLYGEDESREEQGGLRRRLSKKPKRVDSFDVEAMGIAGSHTPHSKDLSLLGTVALAFQTLGVVYGDMGTSPLYVFNDVFSKVPIKSEVDILGALSLVMYTIALLPFAKYVFVVLKANDNGEGGTFALYSLICRYAKVNLLPNQQRSDEQISSFQLKLPTPELERALNIKECLERRSSLKTLLLLLVLMGTSMIIGDGILTPAMSVMSAVSGLQGKIPGFNTDAVVLLSSVILVALFSIQRFGTGKVGFMFAPVLAIWFFSIGSIGLYNMITYDITVLRAFNPFYIYLFFQRNSRKAWSALGGCVLCITGAEAMFADLGHFSVISIQIAFTCVVFPCLLLQYMGQAAFLMKNPDKAERVFYDSLPGIAEVGVMLVSTTLVTLVMLLIWQTNLFLALCFPAIFGTIELIYLSAVLTKIMEGGWLPLVFACCFLCIMYTWNYGSVLKYRSEMREKISMDFMLELGSTLGTVRVPGIGLLYNELVQGIPSIFGQFLLGLPAIHSTIVFVCIKYVPVPVVPQEERFLFRRVCPKDYHMFRCIARYGYKDVRKEDHHSFEKLLVESLEKFLRREAQDLALESSVMEMEFDNESVRSRDSGVPGTVGELQIPLLSDRRNVELCTSTLEEGASMLPSSIMSSDEDPSLEYELSALREAMESGFTYLLAHGDVRAKKESWFIKKLAINYFYAFLRRNCRAGAANMSVPHVNIMQVGMTYTV
- the LOC131255559 gene encoding potassium transporter 23 isoform X3 — encoded protein: MGTSMIIGDGILTPAMSVMSAVSGLQGKIPGFNTDAVVLLSSVILVALFSIQRFGTGKVGFMFAPVLAIWFFSIGSIGLYNMITYDITVLRAFNPFYIYLFFQRNSRKAWSALGGCVLCITGAEAMFADLGHFSVISIQIAFTCVVFPCLLLQYMGQAAFLMKNPDKAERVFYDSLPGVLFWPVFVIATLAAMIASQAMISATFSCIKQSMALGCFPRLKIVHTSRRFMGQIYIPVINWFLMIMCIVVVASFRSTTDIANAYGIAEVGVMLVSTTLVTLVMLLIWQTNLFLALCFPAIFGTIELIYLSAVLTKIMEGGWLPLVFACCFLCIMYTWNYGSVLKYRSEMREKISMDFMLELGSTLGTVRVPGIGLLYNELVQGIPSIFGQFLLGLPAIHSTIVFVCIKYVPVPVVPQEERFLFRRVCPKDYHMFRCIARYGYKDVRKEDHHSFEKLLVESLEKFLRREAQDLALESSVMEMEFDNESVRSRDSGVPGTVGELQIPLLSDRRNVELCTSTLEEGASMLPSSIMSSDEDPSLEYELSALREAMESGFTYLLAHGDVRAKKESWFIKKLAINYFYAFLRRNCRAGAANMSVPHVNIMQVGMTYTV